From one Candidatus Saccharimonadales bacterium genomic stretch:
- a CDS encoding ABC-F family ATP-binding cassette domain-containing protein, translating into MLLNVDIEAKTIGTKELFRNLHFAIEAKEKVAIIGRNGVGKTTLFNMLSGTDNDYSGAVNVVRGTRLVSTAQEHHAVADQTVIQYVLDNLPEYKQLARIIETYPETMGEDMKKIEAYSSALDRFHHLGYDHIEESIITSLGAYQITATMTNGPMGRLSGGQKRFVELVRVEHADADIALIDEPTNHMDFVAKEAFVNWLKATRHTVLVITHDRDVLQWVDKIIEIKDRRATVFVGNYQAYLKQNASTTTAKIHDYHVGLKTLDNLERKIAWARSRKPSWHGTADKRNPFEVMERRLLKEYDEIKQSMEKPSFWIDRESAEALRKDVGEEYEKFKAKNIRICRTHADKHSSELLDIEDLQLGYGGKPLFQPLRFRLQHGERLRLVGRNGAGKTTLVHAIELTNQGRMVPTLLYGRITCGTKLRLSAYEQELTADTMQLTLAEAVEKVYSDLKLDSGDQVVKRVLHDYLFDPREDSRLLVEKLSGGQKARLQIIKMLASNPNLLILDEPTNHLDLPSIEELENALTNYRGAVIYVSHDSYFAKNVEGEELVLKPLVTP; encoded by the coding sequence ATGTTACTCAATGTCGATATTGAAGCCAAAACTATTGGCACAAAAGAACTCTTTCGGAATCTGCACTTTGCAATAGAAGCTAAAGAAAAGGTGGCCATCATCGGTCGTAACGGAGTAGGTAAAACGACTCTCTTTAATATGCTCTCAGGTACAGACAACGACTACAGTGGGGCGGTTAACGTAGTTCGCGGGACCCGTCTTGTCAGCACGGCCCAAGAGCACCATGCAGTAGCTGACCAGACAGTTATCCAGTATGTACTTGATAACCTTCCTGAATATAAGCAGCTGGCACGGATTATAGAGACTTACCCCGAAACCATGGGTGAGGATATGAAAAAGATTGAAGCATACAGTAGTGCCCTGGATCGTTTCCACCATCTCGGCTACGACCACATTGAAGAGAGTATCATTACAAGCCTCGGAGCTTACCAGATAACTGCAACCATGACCAACGGACCCATGGGCCGTCTGTCGGGCGGGCAGAAGCGTTTCGTCGAACTTGTCCGGGTTGAACATGCTGATGCCGATATTGCTCTTATCGACGAGCCGACGAACCACATGGACTTTGTGGCAAAAGAGGCCTTCGTCAATTGGCTAAAAGCGACGAGGCATACCGTTTTGGTTATCACCCACGACCGGGATGTTCTCCAGTGGGTCGATAAGATCATTGAGATCAAGGATCGACGAGCCACCGTCTTCGTCGGTAACTACCAGGCCTATCTGAAACAGAACGCTTCGACGACCACCGCAAAGATTCATGACTATCACGTCGGTCTAAAGACGCTCGATAACCTGGAGAGAAAGATCGCTTGGGCCAGATCGCGAAAACCTTCTTGGCACGGGACGGCGGACAAACGGAATCCATTTGAAGTTATGGAACGCCGGCTACTGAAGGAGTATGACGAGATTAAGCAGTCGATGGAGAAGCCGAGCTTCTGGATAGACCGCGAGTCAGCCGAAGCGCTGCGTAAAGACGTCGGTGAAGAGTATGAGAAATTCAAAGCAAAGAACATCCGTATCTGCAGAACCCACGCCGATAAACACTCGAGTGAGTTATTGGATATCGAAGACCTTCAACTTGGTTACGGAGGCAAACCACTCTTTCAACCACTACGCTTCAGGCTGCAACATGGTGAGCGTCTGCGATTAGTCGGTCGTAACGGAGCCGGTAAGACAACGCTCGTCCATGCTATTGAACTGACCAACCAAGGGAGGATGGTACCAACCCTGCTATACGGCCGTATCACGTGTGGCACAAAACTGCGCCTCAGTGCCTACGAACAAGAACTGACTGCAGATACTATGCAGCTGACTTTGGCGGAGGCAGTCGAAAAGGTATACAGCGACCTCAAGCTTGATTCGGGTGATCAAGTGGTTAAGCGAGTCCTGCACGACTACCTTTTCGATCCACGCGAAGACAGTCGTCTTCTCGTCGAGAAACTGAGCGGCGGCCAGAAAGCGCGGCTACAGATCATCAAGATGCTCGCTAGTAACCCAAATCTACTGATTCTCGATGAACCAACTAACCACCTCGATCTCCCTTCGATTGAAGAACTCGAAAATGCCCTTACTAACTACCGGGGGGCAGTTATCTATGTCAGCCACGACAGTTACTTTGCTAAAAATGTTGAGGGCGAAGAACTTGTGCTGAAGCCGCTTGTGACTCCTTAA
- a CDS encoding MmcQ/YjbR family DNA-binding protein: MKRPELENFLLKLPGSVKEFPFGKGVAVYKVNDKMFALLDEGGEPMRISLKCDPHLATVLRERYESVMPGYHLNKKHWNTVLLSGQLSDQEVYDLITHSYILVGGVVL; this comes from the coding sequence ATGAAGCGACCTGAGCTTGAAAACTTTCTACTCAAACTTCCTGGCTCTGTCAAAGAATTTCCGTTCGGCAAAGGAGTCGCCGTCTATAAGGTTAACGATAAGATGTTCGCCTTGTTAGATGAAGGTGGTGAGCCAATGCGTATCAGTCTTAAATGTGATCCGCATCTCGCTACCGTACTACGTGAACGTTACGAGAGCGTCATGCCGGGTTATCACCTCAATAAGAAACATTGGAACACGGTCCTTCTCAGTGGCCAGCTGAGCGACCAAGAAGTTTACGATCTTATAACTCACTCGTATATCTTAGTTGGAGGGGTGGTTCTGTGA
- the orn gene encoding oligoribonuclease codes for MDLKRITPTKLLWIDLEMTGLNPAVDRIVEVAAIITDWQFKEFDSLETSVAQNVEEADRLMRGPLFRARPELKKQLLNCAETGIPETEAEKKLLALINKHYGDGPALLAGNSIHTDRQFIRQWWPQFESRLHYRMLDVSAWKVVMIGRFGMEYKKKENHRALADIRESIAELEYYLRELPNLVEMKGDEAT; via the coding sequence ATGGATCTTAAACGAATCACACCCACGAAGCTACTCTGGATAGACCTTGAGATGACCGGTCTCAATCCGGCAGTCGATCGAATCGTAGAAGTGGCTGCTATTATTACGGATTGGCAATTTAAGGAGTTCGATTCGCTAGAGACAAGCGTAGCTCAGAATGTTGAGGAGGCCGATCGTCTAATGAGAGGCCCACTTTTTCGGGCGCGCCCCGAACTCAAAAAGCAGTTGCTCAACTGTGCCGAAACGGGCATCCCTGAGACTGAGGCAGAGAAGAAGCTGCTTGCACTAATCAACAAACATTACGGCGATGGGCCGGCCCTATTGGCTGGAAATTCTATTCACACCGACCGCCAATTTATCAGACAATGGTGGCCGCAGTTTGAGAGCAGATTACATTACCGAATGCTTGATGTCAGTGCGTGGAAAGTTGTTATGATCGGACGTTTCGGGATGGAGTATAAAAAGAAAGAAAACCACCGAGCCCTCGCCGATATTCGTGAGAGTATCGCTGAACTCGAGTACTACCTACGTGAGCTACCAAACTTAGTGGAAATGAAGGGCGATGAAGCGACCTGA
- the msrB gene encoding peptide-methionine (R)-S-oxide reductase MsrB, with amino-acid sequence MTVQLSEDEWRKKLTPEQYHVLREKGTEFPYSGKLLHNRDDGLYRCAACGAVLFNSKTKMDSLSGWPSFNDAIKGSVVFQDDDSYGMHRTEVTCANCGSHLGHVFDNPHDQTTGQYYCIDSVALNFQPKDEKGGAAKDGS; translated from the coding sequence GTGACGGTACAGCTCAGTGAAGACGAGTGGCGCAAGAAACTGACCCCCGAGCAGTATCATGTTCTGCGGGAGAAGGGGACCGAGTTCCCGTATAGCGGCAAGCTCTTGCACAACAGAGATGACGGGCTCTATCGTTGCGCTGCCTGTGGCGCGGTCTTGTTCAACTCAAAGACGAAGATGGATAGTCTCTCAGGTTGGCCGAGTTTTAACGATGCCATCAAAGGATCTGTCGTCTTTCAGGACGATGATAGCTATGGTATGCACCGGACCGAGGTGACATGTGCCAACTGTGGCAGCCATCTTGGTCACGTGTTCGATAACCCTCATGATCAAACAACCGGTCAGTATTACTGTATTGACTCAGTAGCTCTCAACTTTCAACCAAAAGACGAAAAAGGAGGAGCCGCAAAAGATGGATCTTAA
- the argS gene encoding arginine--tRNA ligase, which translates to MQYFLARFQSEIASGVKGLLQAKTPVVVEPANPKFGADFAVPCFAFAKEFGRDPQAMATQIASEFRHKDIDKIEAKAGFANIWLKSDSMAAALHNDLEKVGKEKLRYGESREGKGKVAIVEFPSPNMAKPFSVGHLRASNQGWAIYNLVKAAGYQAVSDNHLGDWGAPFGKWVVGFLRFSSEEKLNKDGIYELARVYIKVTAELKYEAEHGKHELADEIQQWLLKLEKGDPEATAYSKRFNEISLTHMHQVMHRLGIKTDEEFGESFYIAEGKRMVTELVEKGVAIKQEDGSVIVPLDEYSIKTPILIEKSNGAALYATSDMATLKYRWERWHPAKVIYLVGSEQQFHFTQVFALADKLGYKTDYEHVWWGMIDQLNDDGTRSKISSRKGTILLEELLDKAETHARQMVSQENRHQVTGEDIKKIALGAVKFTDFAQDRRTSILFDWRRMFSLQGHSGPYVQYAGVRAQAILDKLGQAGRFMPSGYDWVAEKELVLHLLRYPQVIREALEFYEPHRVAQYAYDLARLFNRYYEDVSISDSSKEIQPLRLWLLNNIKEVHASALEVLGIEVPSKM; encoded by the coding sequence ATGCAGTATTTTCTAGCGCGGTTTCAATCCGAGATTGCCAGCGGTGTTAAGGGTCTTCTTCAGGCAAAGACTCCTGTTGTCGTCGAGCCGGCCAACCCGAAATTTGGAGCTGACTTTGCCGTACCATGCTTTGCTTTCGCCAAGGAGTTTGGCAGAGACCCGCAGGCTATGGCTACGCAGATCGCCAGTGAGTTCAGGCACAAAGATATCGACAAGATTGAAGCGAAAGCTGGCTTCGCCAATATCTGGTTGAAGTCGGATAGTATGGCCGCTGCGCTTCACAATGATCTAGAGAAAGTGGGCAAAGAAAAGCTACGCTACGGCGAGTCCCGCGAAGGTAAGGGCAAAGTTGCCATAGTCGAATTTCCAAGCCCGAACATGGCTAAGCCATTCAGTGTTGGCCACCTGAGAGCCTCTAATCAAGGTTGGGCGATATACAACTTGGTCAAAGCGGCCGGTTATCAGGCGGTGAGTGACAACCATCTCGGCGATTGGGGTGCTCCGTTTGGCAAATGGGTTGTCGGTTTCCTGCGGTTTAGTTCTGAGGAGAAGTTGAACAAGGATGGTATCTACGAACTAGCTCGGGTCTACATTAAAGTGACCGCTGAGCTGAAGTACGAAGCCGAGCATGGAAAACATGAGTTGGCTGACGAGATTCAGCAGTGGTTACTCAAGCTTGAAAAAGGAGACCCTGAGGCTACGGCCTACAGTAAACGGTTTAATGAGATCTCACTCACGCATATGCACCAGGTCATGCATCGGCTTGGCATAAAGACCGATGAAGAGTTTGGCGAGTCGTTCTACATCGCAGAGGGCAAGCGGATGGTGACTGAGCTAGTAGAAAAGGGTGTTGCCATCAAGCAAGAAGACGGTTCGGTTATCGTGCCACTTGATGAGTACAGTATTAAAACCCCCATTCTGATTGAAAAGAGTAACGGAGCCGCTCTATATGCGACTAGTGATATGGCTACACTAAAGTATCGCTGGGAGAGATGGCATCCTGCCAAGGTTATCTACCTAGTTGGCAGCGAGCAGCAGTTCCATTTTACCCAGGTCTTTGCCTTAGCTGACAAACTGGGCTACAAAACTGACTACGAGCATGTCTGGTGGGGAATGATTGACCAGCTCAATGATGACGGAACACGTAGCAAGATAAGCTCAAGAAAAGGTACTATCCTGCTTGAGGAGCTACTCGATAAAGCGGAAACCCATGCCCGTCAGATGGTCAGCCAGGAAAATCGTCACCAAGTCACTGGGGAAGATATCAAGAAGATTGCACTTGGCGCGGTTAAATTCACCGACTTTGCTCAGGACCGACGAACGAGCATCCTATTCGACTGGCGCCGAATGTTCAGTCTGCAAGGGCATTCTGGCCCGTACGTCCAATATGCGGGCGTTCGCGCTCAGGCTATTCTGGACAAGCTCGGACAAGCGGGTCGATTTATGCCTAGCGGATATGACTGGGTTGCCGAAAAGGAGCTCGTTTTGCACCTACTTCGCTATCCACAGGTGATCCGAGAAGCACTCGAATTTTATGAGCCGCACCGAGTTGCCCAATATGCCTACGACCTGGCTCGGCTCTTTAATCGCTACTACGAGGATGTATCGATCAGCGATTCGTCAAAAGAGATTCAACCACTGCGTCTGTGGCTACTAAACAACATTAAAGAAGTTCACGCTTCTGCCTTGGAGGTCCTTGGCATAGAAGTGCCTTCAAAGATGTAG
- a CDS encoding NUDIX domain-containing protein, with amino-acid sequence MHETFEVVITAIVSRGNKYLIMRRSATKRRFPGMWTVPGGHLETKDFIGTPKETKEYWYNVLEKALRREVREEAGIEIKDIEYVTSLATIHKDGAPSLVVSCLARYDSGDITLQLEETDRAEWVSLREAKNYKLIDGIYDELVMADSVRRGRRTEWARSTSL; translated from the coding sequence ATGCACGAGACATTTGAAGTCGTTATAACTGCCATTGTATCGAGAGGGAATAAGTACCTTATCATGCGACGATCGGCAACTAAACGACGTTTTCCGGGTATGTGGACCGTCCCCGGTGGCCACTTGGAGACTAAAGACTTCATCGGTACTCCCAAAGAGACCAAGGAGTACTGGTATAACGTTCTTGAAAAAGCCCTTCGTCGGGAAGTTCGCGAAGAGGCAGGCATTGAGATAAAAGATATCGAGTACGTGACGAGCCTTGCGACCATCCATAAGGATGGAGCGCCGTCACTAGTTGTCTCGTGTCTGGCTCGTTACGATTCGGGCGATATTACGTTGCAGCTGGAGGAGACGGACAGGGCCGAATGGGTGTCACTTCGTGAAGCCAAAAATTATAAACTGATTGATGGCATCTACGATGAACTTGTCATGGCTGATTCAGTGAGACGTGGTAGGCGAACAGAATGGGCAAGGTCGACTAGTCTGTAA
- a CDS encoding Shedu anti-phage system protein SduA domain-containing protein — protein sequence MTEKPSVVGRKSAHSTNISFTEPIVIRGGSGTTTRFELLLQYVRRSGGDRLAPKFLYWKKKTGSFRAGYPVEFTLTHEEAEHLRNVLAQGLKIADLSSDGNFLVIPLDNVASTNLGGRDPAMVGQALASLLTSQDVLGSISADPRGIEVLHRLELAVRLTELESAAAKLESNLNEGVVSEEAYQAWCKNHGWAFGNTYTTTDSVREIALGDKVDILLNSVTSGLRDIIELKRPDMEVLSYDKTHKNWYWSSDASKAIGQCHRYLDALHEAAGNGLRDHPELVAYHPSATIVLGRSNTWEEEKIRALHGLNFRLHSIRIMTYDHLLAQARNFLKQLDKNAYKAGK from the coding sequence ATGACAGAGAAACCCTCAGTAGTTGGCAGGAAGTCTGCTCACTCGACGAATATATCGTTTACGGAACCAATCGTAATTCGAGGTGGCTCAGGGACAACAACTCGATTTGAGCTTTTACTTCAATATGTGCGCAGGTCGGGTGGTGACCGGCTTGCTCCAAAGTTTCTATATTGGAAGAAGAAAACAGGTAGTTTTCGAGCGGGCTATCCCGTTGAGTTCACGCTAACTCACGAAGAAGCTGAACACCTTCGTAACGTTCTGGCTCAGGGCCTCAAGATCGCAGACTTAAGTAGTGACGGCAACTTTCTCGTTATTCCTTTGGATAATGTTGCCTCAACAAATCTTGGTGGACGTGATCCTGCTATGGTCGGTCAAGCACTGGCTTCACTTCTAACGAGCCAAGATGTCCTTGGTTCGATAAGTGCCGATCCTCGGGGCATAGAGGTGCTGCACAGACTCGAGCTTGCGGTACGCCTGACGGAACTGGAGTCGGCAGCAGCTAAACTAGAATCAAACTTAAATGAAGGTGTTGTCAGCGAGGAGGCTTATCAAGCATGGTGTAAAAATCACGGTTGGGCATTCGGGAACACCTACACTACGACCGATTCGGTTAGGGAGATAGCGCTCGGTGATAAGGTAGACATTCTGCTAAACTCAGTGACATCGGGTCTTAGAGATATTATCGAGTTAAAACGGCCAGATATGGAAGTCTTATCCTACGACAAAACTCATAAGAACTGGTATTGGTCGTCTGATGCCTCAAAGGCGATAGGACAGTGTCACCGTTACCTCGATGCCCTGCACGAAGCGGCAGGTAACGGACTTCGTGATCACCCGGAACTTGTCGCGTACCACCCAAGCGCAACGATCGTTCTGGGCAGATCGAACACTTGGGAGGAAGAAAAGATACGTGCGCTTCACGGACTTAACTTCAGGCTCCATAGTATTCGTATAATGACCTACGATCACTTGTTGGCGCAGGCGCGCAATTTCCTCAAGCAACTTGATAAAAATGCTTATAAGGCGGGTAAATAG
- a CDS encoding ABC transporter ATP-binding protein gives MPRQKEGTTTPKAVIELINVSKIFGVGDATTIALDNINLRVEKGEFVAIMGPSGSGKTTLLNLLGLLDRPTHGTYYLDGTPVAELGQRRRAKIRRNKIGLVFQSFNLLGKLNVIDNVALPLTYKGVGALRRQKAASRLLKTFGLQEREYYMPHQLAGGQLQRVAIARALVNNPAIILADEPTGNLDTRASDIIMQELASVHQHGNTIIMVTHNPALTIYADRVIQMIDGRIEHDSKHPPKTRSKLPKRPLGTKTKSKSRSRTKKAGAS, from the coding sequence ATGCCTAGGCAAAAAGAGGGTACCACCACACCTAAAGCCGTTATCGAGCTCATCAACGTGAGCAAGATTTTTGGCGTCGGAGACGCTACTACTATTGCCCTTGATAACATCAATTTACGGGTTGAAAAGGGCGAATTCGTGGCAATTATGGGCCCTAGCGGTTCAGGCAAAACGACGCTCCTCAACTTGCTCGGCCTGCTCGATCGACCAACCCACGGGACCTACTATCTAGACGGCACGCCGGTCGCCGAACTCGGTCAGCGACGCCGCGCAAAGATCCGGCGCAACAAAATCGGCCTCGTTTTTCAGTCCTTCAACTTGCTCGGAAAGCTCAATGTGATCGACAACGTTGCCCTCCCACTCACCTACAAGGGGGTCGGGGCTCTACGTCGTCAAAAGGCAGCCAGTAGACTGCTCAAAACGTTCGGACTGCAGGAACGCGAATACTATATGCCTCATCAGCTGGCAGGAGGCCAACTGCAGCGAGTGGCTATTGCCCGAGCGCTTGTTAACAACCCCGCTATCATTCTGGCCGACGAGCCGACGGGCAACCTCGACACCCGCGCCAGCGATATCATCATGCAGGAGCTAGCCAGCGTCCATCAGCACGGCAACACCATCATCATGGTCACCCACAACCCCGCCTTGACGATATACGCCGACCGAGTCATACAGATGATCGACGGTCGTATCGAACACGACTCTAAACATCCACCCAAAACAAGGAGCAAGCTCCCAAAACGACCGCTGGGTACAAAGACTAAGAGCAAATCACGCTCACGTACTAAGAAAGCAGGTGCTTCGTGA
- a CDS encoding ABC transporter permease, with the protein MIRVDVKIAFAALKSARVRTTLTMVGVIIGVSSVTLIMALGAGIKREISTEIDRFGNNLLVILPGANSFSNGALSNISLFGNYASSSLTQSDVSAIQKVPGVTAAIPMMYVSGNVNHGSTYLNSPTIVATSDKLPQVFGLGMTSGGFFDPTITNKNVAVVGRQVAQTLFGDQEEAGESINIRGQQFTVIGILNGGPANSSFAGLLPNLNNSVFIPLAAGASFYQGNIQLQQIDIKIASSDHAQDVISAIRHTVLAQHGYQRDFTIVQQQQALATTNVIIRALTTFTAAIASISLVVGGVGVMNIMLVSVTERTREIGIRKSIGATNGQILGQFLTEAMVISLGGGAIGLGLAYLISAIISIELNFSPIITAQIAIVAVGVSCSVGIIFGIAPAFKAARKDPIEALRRE; encoded by the coding sequence GTGATCCGTGTCGATGTAAAGATAGCCTTTGCGGCTTTGAAAAGCGCCCGAGTTCGCACCACTCTGACGATGGTTGGGGTAATTATCGGGGTCTCATCCGTGACACTTATCATGGCGCTCGGGGCTGGTATCAAACGGGAGATCAGTACCGAAATCGACCGCTTCGGAAATAATCTGCTCGTAATTCTGCCCGGGGCCAACTCATTTTCAAATGGTGCCCTTTCAAACATCAGTCTTTTCGGTAACTATGCCTCGTCCAGTCTGACACAAAGCGACGTCTCAGCCATCCAAAAAGTACCCGGGGTGACCGCCGCCATTCCTATGATGTATGTCAGTGGCAATGTTAACCACGGATCGACCTACCTCAACAGTCCGACTATCGTGGCAACATCCGACAAACTGCCGCAAGTTTTCGGGCTTGGGATGACTTCTGGCGGTTTCTTCGACCCGACAATTACCAATAAGAATGTAGCAGTAGTCGGTCGCCAGGTTGCCCAAACTCTATTCGGTGACCAGGAGGAGGCCGGCGAAAGCATTAATATTCGCGGCCAACAGTTCACCGTTATCGGCATACTTAACGGTGGACCAGCTAATAGCAGCTTCGCAGGTCTCTTACCAAACCTTAACAACTCCGTCTTCATCCCGCTTGCTGCTGGCGCCAGCTTCTACCAGGGCAACATCCAGCTTCAGCAGATCGACATTAAGATCGCCAGCTCAGATCACGCTCAAGACGTGATTAGCGCTATCAGGCATACTGTACTTGCCCAGCATGGCTACCAAAGAGATTTCACTATCGTCCAACAGCAGCAAGCGTTAGCCACAACCAATGTCATTATCAGAGCACTAACAACCTTTACGGCTGCTATCGCCTCAATCTCACTCGTCGTTGGCGGTGTTGGTGTTATGAACATAATGCTCGTGTCAGTAACTGAACGAACCAGGGAGATCGGTATTCGTAAGAGTATCGGTGCGACAAACGGTCAGATTCTTGGTCAGTTCCTGACTGAGGCGATGGTTATTAGCCTTGGTGGTGGCGCAATTGGTTTGGGACTCGCTTACTTAATTAGTGCGATCATCAGCATCGAGCTCAACTTCTCACCGATCATCACCGCTCAAATTGCAATAGTGGCAGTCGGCGTCTCTTGCTCGGTGGGGATCATCTTTGGTATCGCACCTGCCTTTAAGGCCGCCCGTAAGGACCCGATCGAAGCTCTTCGGCGCGAGTAA
- a CDS encoding bifunctional phosphoglucose/phosphomannose isomerase, producing the protein MVAKRGESMLDDLNYVAQKDPQDMLGIMLDGVSQLKHTFDLTGKALPKKEQVDNVVVLGMGGSALAAEYMRVWPGLHIPFEICRQYTVPLYVNERSLVIVSSYSGNTEETLDAMEDAQKKGARLAVVTSGGMLLERAKAQNLPCALIPDGEQPRACVFYDLKALMTILQAVGLYHGATVELSQVADTLAHATEQWGPHIPTKSNTPKKLAEEMVGKTPVIYGGILYAAAYKWKINCNENAKNLAFCNQMSEFDHNEFLGWTSHPIEKPFVVFDLISSFDHPEIQKRFVLGNKLLSGMRPEAIEIQAQGSSLLEQLIWVTLLGDVTSVYLAILNGVNPTPVDLVEKLKKELREL; encoded by the coding sequence ATGGTCGCGAAGCGAGGAGAAAGTATGCTTGATGACCTGAATTACGTTGCCCAAAAAGACCCACAGGACATGCTCGGCATCATGCTTGATGGTGTCAGCCAGCTTAAGCATACCTTCGATCTCACCGGCAAGGCCTTACCCAAGAAAGAGCAGGTCGACAACGTCGTCGTCCTTGGTATGGGCGGATCTGCTCTGGCCGCCGAGTATATGAGGGTGTGGCCGGGTCTGCATATCCCGTTTGAGATATGTCGTCAGTACACTGTACCGCTCTACGTTAACGAACGCAGCCTTGTCATTGTCTCCAGTTACTCGGGAAACACTGAGGAGACGCTCGATGCCATGGAGGACGCTCAGAAGAAAGGTGCACGGCTGGCGGTTGTCACGTCAGGCGGCATGCTTCTGGAGAGAGCCAAAGCCCAAAATCTTCCATGTGCCCTCATACCAGATGGCGAACAACCGAGAGCCTGTGTCTTCTACGATCTCAAGGCACTGATGACAATCTTACAGGCTGTTGGCCTCTATCATGGAGCGACTGTTGAATTGAGCCAGGTTGCTGATACCCTTGCACACGCTACGGAGCAGTGGGGCCCTCATATCCCAACCAAGAGCAATACGCCCAAAAAGCTGGCCGAGGAGATGGTCGGCAAGACGCCAGTCATCTATGGCGGCATTCTTTATGCGGCTGCCTACAAATGGAAGATTAACTGCAACGAAAACGCCAAGAACCTAGCCTTTTGTAACCAGATGTCCGAGTTTGATCATAATGAGTTTCTTGGCTGGACTTCCCATCCGATCGAGAAACCATTCGTCGTCTTCGATCTTATCTCTAGCTTTGACCATCCAGAGATTCAGAAACGTTTTGTGCTTGGCAACAAGCTGCTTTCCGGTATGCGTCCCGAAGCCATCGAGATCCAGGCCCAAGGTAGTTCGCTCTTGGAGCAGCTTATTTGGGTGACCCTGCTTGGCGACGTGACAAGCGTCTATCTGGCCATTCTAAACGGGGTCAACCCAACACCAGTAGACCTAGTTGAAAAGCTTAAGAAAGAGCTTCGCGAGTTATAG
- the uppS gene encoding polyprenyl diphosphate synthase, which translates to MTAKAHPLNHLAIIPDGNTRWANANGKSPYEGYKLGLKRGVELARHARERGIHTLTLWGLSTENWQHRSARELAFLVRIFDKAIDDYIEEAQQDGMRIIHIGNKNRLPKKLMKKLQWAEEATKSNVNHILNLALDYGGHDEILRATHRIIQAVKDGKIGAESFAQGNGDDPKSAEKTYEEYLDTAGQPYPYPDLIVRTAGDQRLSGFMLWQAAYAELYFVDVYFPDFDPAHLDVAIEAYDKRQRRFGATH; encoded by the coding sequence ATGACAGCAAAAGCACATCCCCTTAACCACTTAGCCATCATCCCTGATGGCAACACGAGATGGGCCAATGCAAACGGCAAGTCGCCGTATGAAGGCTACAAGTTAGGCTTAAAGCGCGGTGTTGAGCTTGCTCGACATGCTCGTGAACGCGGTATCCACACGCTGACGCTCTGGGGGCTCTCGACTGAAAACTGGCAACATCGTTCTGCTCGTGAGCTTGCGTTCCTAGTTCGTATTTTCGATAAGGCCATCGATGACTATATCGAAGAAGCTCAGCAGGACGGCATGCGCATCATCCACATTGGCAACAAGAATAGGTTACCAAAGAAACTGATGAAAAAACTTCAGTGGGCCGAGGAGGCGACGAAGTCAAACGTCAACCATATCCTTAACTTAGCTCTCGACTACGGTGGACATGATGAGATCCTGCGGGCTACCCATCGCATCATACAAGCCGTTAAGGACGGCAAGATTGGCGCAGAGAGCTTTGCTCAGGGGAATGGTGATGACCCGAAGAGCGCAGAGAAGACTTACGAGGAGTATCTCGATACAGCCGGCCAACCATACCCGTACCCAGACCTTATCGTAAGAACCGCCGGCGATCAGCGTCTCAGCGGCTTCATGCTATGGCAAGCGGCATACGCGGAACTCTACTTTGTCGACGTCTACTTCCCGGACTTTGACCCAGCCCATCTCGATGTAGCTATTGAGGCCTATGATAAAAGACAGCGCCGCTTTGGAGCGACGCATTAG